In a genomic window of Sinorhizobium meliloti:
- the phnA gene encoding phosphonoacetate hydrolase, protein MNQMSKISVTVNGRRYPWPRVPAIAICLDGCEPAYLDAAIDAGLMPALKRIKERGAVRLAHSVIPSFTNPNNLSIATGSPPAVHGICGNYLYEPSTGEEVMMNDPKFLRAPTIFQAFYDAGARVAVVTAKDKLRALLGKGLRFDEERAVCFSSEKSDKATRAEHGIDNASAWLGRPVPEVYSAALSEFVFAAGVKLLREFRPDIMYLTTTDYVQHKYAPGVPEANSFYEMFDRYLAELDGLGAAIVVTADHGMKPKHKADGSPDVIYVQDLLDEWLGKDAARVILPITDPYVVHHGALGSFATAYLPDGCDRGEIMARLKAIQGIDVVLDRSEACRRFELPEDRIGDIVLVSSENKTLGTSEHRHDLAALDEPLRSHGGLTEQEVPFIVNRGLPELPNAPRLRNFDAFFYAVTAAAEAGAEGAL, encoded by the coding sequence ATGAACCAGATGTCCAAGATTTCGGTGACGGTCAATGGCCGCCGCTATCCATGGCCCCGCGTGCCAGCAATTGCGATCTGCCTCGACGGATGCGAGCCCGCCTATCTCGATGCAGCGATCGACGCCGGGCTGATGCCCGCGCTGAAGCGCATCAAGGAACGGGGAGCCGTGCGGTTGGCGCACAGCGTCATCCCGAGTTTTACCAATCCCAACAATCTCTCGATCGCAACCGGCAGCCCGCCGGCGGTCCACGGGATTTGCGGGAACTACCTCTATGAGCCGTCGACGGGCGAAGAGGTGATGATGAACGATCCGAAGTTCCTGCGCGCGCCCACCATTTTCCAGGCCTTCTATGATGCAGGTGCCCGGGTCGCGGTCGTCACGGCGAAGGACAAGCTGCGGGCGCTGCTGGGAAAAGGGCTCCGTTTCGACGAAGAGCGCGCCGTCTGCTTCTCGTCCGAAAAATCGGACAAGGCGACCCGCGCGGAGCACGGGATCGACAATGCTTCCGCCTGGCTCGGCCGGCCGGTTCCCGAGGTCTATTCGGCAGCACTTTCGGAATTCGTCTTCGCTGCGGGCGTCAAGCTGCTCAGGGAGTTTCGCCCCGACATCATGTATCTGACGACGACCGACTATGTTCAGCATAAATATGCCCCCGGCGTTCCCGAAGCCAATTCCTTCTACGAAATGTTCGACCGGTATCTCGCCGAACTGGACGGGCTCGGAGCAGCCATCGTCGTCACTGCCGATCACGGCATGAAGCCGAAGCACAAGGCGGACGGCTCACCCGACGTCATCTATGTTCAGGACCTGCTCGACGAATGGCTCGGCAAGGATGCGGCCCGCGTCATCCTGCCGATCACCGACCCCTATGTCGTGCATCACGGCGCGCTCGGGTCCTTTGCCACCGCCTATCTTCCGGACGGATGCGACCGCGGCGAGATCATGGCAAGGCTGAAAGCGATTCAAGGCATCGACGTCGTGCTCGACCGCTCGGAGGCGTGCCGGCGCTTCGAGCTGCCGGAAGACCGCATCGGCGACATCGTCCTCGTTTCATCCGAAAACAAGACGCTCGGCACCAGCGAGCACCGGCACGACCTGGCCGCACTCGACGAACCGTTGCGCTCCCATGGAGGTCTGACCGAGCAGGAGGTTCCCTTCATCGTCAACCGCGGGCTGCCCGAACTCCCGAACGCGCCGCGTCTTCGCAACTTCGATGCGTTTTTCTACGCGGTCACGGCGGCGGCCGAGGCCGGTGCGGAGGGCGCGCTATGA
- a CDS encoding 2-aminoethylphosphonate--pyruvate transaminase produces MPADSKTNEVLEAPRLGEPYLLTPGPLTTAFSVKEAMLRDWGSWDGDFRGMTAELRRELLAIAGDESGEYDCVPMQGSGSFSVEAMLGSFIPRDGKVLVLMNGAYGQRIGQTLKYLGRTHVSIDKGDYMPPRGSEVAAALDADPAITHVVVVHCETSSGILNPLKEISEAVYSRGRKLLVDSMSAFGAVPAGVDDFRYEAIVSSANKCIEGVPGFGFVIARKSELEAAKDRSHSLSLDVHAQWAYMNKTGQWRFTPPTHVVAAFLEALRLHRKEGGVAGRGARYANNRDVMVAGMRQLGFETLLGDEWLSPIIVTFFSPAHPNFNFERFYELMKARGFIIYPGKLTVVDSFRIGCIGQMDAQVMEKVVAAAAESLAQMGVDTATPPALALAERARLAA; encoded by the coding sequence ATGCCCGCAGATTCAAAGACGAATGAAGTTCTCGAAGCGCCGAGATTGGGCGAGCCGTACCTGCTGACGCCTGGGCCGTTGACCACCGCCTTTTCCGTAAAGGAGGCGATGCTGCGCGACTGGGGGTCGTGGGACGGCGACTTCCGGGGCATGACGGCCGAGTTGCGTCGCGAACTGCTTGCGATTGCGGGAGACGAAAGCGGCGAATACGACTGCGTCCCCATGCAGGGGAGCGGCTCCTTCTCGGTGGAAGCCATGCTCGGCAGCTTCATTCCCCGCGACGGCAAGGTTCTGGTGTTGATGAACGGGGCCTACGGTCAGCGCATCGGCCAGACGCTCAAATATCTCGGCCGCACGCACGTCTCGATCGACAAGGGCGACTATATGCCCCCGCGCGGCAGCGAGGTTGCGGCCGCTCTCGACGCAGATCCGGCAATCACCCATGTCGTGGTCGTCCATTGCGAGACGAGCTCGGGCATTCTCAATCCTCTCAAGGAAATTTCCGAGGCAGTCTACAGTCGCGGCCGCAAGCTGCTGGTCGACAGCATGAGCGCCTTCGGCGCTGTGCCCGCCGGTGTCGATGACTTCCGCTACGAGGCGATCGTTTCCTCCGCCAACAAATGCATCGAAGGCGTTCCGGGTTTCGGGTTCGTCATCGCGCGCAAGTCGGAACTGGAGGCTGCGAAGGATCGCAGCCATTCCTTGAGTCTCGACGTCCATGCGCAATGGGCCTACATGAACAAGACGGGACAATGGCGCTTTACTCCGCCGACCCATGTCGTCGCCGCCTTTCTCGAGGCGCTGCGACTGCATCGCAAGGAAGGCGGCGTTGCTGGGCGCGGCGCGCGCTACGCGAACAACCGCGACGTCATGGTCGCCGGCATGCGCCAGCTCGGCTTCGAGACACTGCTAGGCGACGAGTGGCTCTCGCCGATTATCGTGACCTTCTTCAGCCCCGCCCATCCGAACTTCAATTTCGAGCGCTTCTACGAATTGATGAAGGCGAGGGGCTTCATCATCTATCCCGGCAAGCTCACCGTCGTCGACAGCTTCCGGATCGGCTGCATCGGCCAGATGGACGCGCAGGTGATGGAAAAGGTGGTTGCCGCCGCCGCCGAGAGCCTTGCGCAAATGGGCGTCGACACCGCCACCCCACCGGCGCTCGCGCTCGCCGAGCGCGCCCGCCTCGCCGCCTGA
- a CDS encoding nuclear transport factor 2 family protein encodes MQTIETADIMRRFNQAFRDHKPAILKDLIAPDCVMESIQPAPNGTRYEGYDACLAFWEVLAADRTAHFDVEDTIAMGDRAIIRWRFNFGSGGSLRGINLMHVRDGLIVEALGYSKIPGQSAPLPE; translated from the coding sequence ATGCAAACGATCGAGACAGCCGACATCATGCGCAGGTTCAACCAGGCGTTCCGCGATCACAAGCCCGCTATCCTCAAAGACCTGATCGCCCCGGACTGCGTGATGGAGTCCATTCAGCCCGCACCCAATGGAACGCGATACGAAGGCTATGACGCCTGCCTCGCGTTTTGGGAGGTTCTGGCCGCCGACAGGACTGCTCACTTCGACGTCGAAGACACGATCGCAATGGGCGACCGGGCGATCATCCGCTGGCGTTTTAACTTCGGCTCCGGGGGGTCGCTCCGGGGCATCAACCTGATGCACGTCCGGGACGGCTTGATCGTCGAGGCGCTGGGTTATTCAAAAATTCCCGGCCAGTCGGCGCCGCTTCCTGAGTGA
- a CDS encoding LysR family transcriptional regulator yields the protein MRYVQLRAFHNVAVCGGFSRAAEALFLTQPAVSDQVRKLEEEYDVLLFNRNKKQVTLTQAGHQLLEITRRMFDTEQQALDLLSESRALRAGTLRIVADAAHHLLHILAAFRQKYPSVQISLRAGNTETVITSLYSYEADIGVLGEVPESREFDIVKLNSTPIIAFASSEHPIARRSTVSLEELSGQPLVMRERGSKTRQKLEDFAAAAGVTLKPAIEAEGREAVREIVAAGAGVGFVSAAEFGRDGRLAPIEIVGAEMLMDEALICLKERSGGKLVRAFFEIARSLTER from the coding sequence ATGCGGTACGTCCAGCTTCGCGCGTTCCACAATGTTGCAGTTTGTGGAGGCTTCTCCCGTGCAGCAGAGGCGCTGTTCCTCACGCAGCCGGCCGTGTCGGATCAGGTCCGCAAGCTGGAAGAGGAATATGACGTGCTTCTCTTCAACCGGAACAAGAAGCAGGTGACGCTGACCCAGGCCGGTCACCAGCTGTTGGAGATCACCCGACGCATGTTCGACACCGAGCAGCAGGCGCTCGATCTGCTATCGGAATCGCGCGCGTTGCGGGCCGGCACGCTTCGAATCGTCGCCGACGCCGCCCACCATCTGCTTCACATCCTTGCTGCCTTTCGTCAGAAATATCCGTCGGTTCAGATCTCGCTGAGGGCCGGCAACACGGAAACGGTCATCACCAGCCTCTATTCCTACGAGGCCGACATCGGCGTGCTCGGCGAGGTTCCCGAGAGCCGGGAGTTCGACATCGTCAAGCTGAACTCGACGCCGATCATCGCTTTCGCATCGAGCGAACATCCGATCGCCCGGCGAAGCACCGTCAGCCTCGAGGAACTCTCGGGCCAGCCGCTGGTGATGCGGGAACGCGGTTCGAAAACGCGGCAGAAGCTCGAGGATTTCGCGGCCGCCGCAGGCGTCACCCTGAAGCCGGCCATCGAAGCGGAGGGCCGGGAGGCCGTGCGGGAGATCGTCGCGGCCGGTGCCGGGGTGGGCTTCGTCTCAGCCGCGGAATTCGGCCGGGACGGACGTCTCGCGCCGATCGAGATCGTCGGCGCCGAAATGCTGATGGACGAGGCGTTGATCTGCCTGAAGGAGCGCAGCGGCGGAAAGCTCGTGCGCGCCTTCTTCGAAATTGCCCGCTCGCTGACGGAGAGGTGA
- a CDS encoding Na/Pi cotransporter family protein, translated as MALVTLSLHLAGATVLLLYAVHLVRSGVENAYGTSLKRVLARGGKRRIYAAASGTVLAVLLQSSTAVAMLASGLSASGYLTLNTSLAVLLGADFGSALVVRVLSFDLGWLSPLLLAAGGLLYLKGRSDKPRELGRMLLGIGFVLISLKLIGEATLPLKQSDVLPAIVGYLAEDHVTAFAAAMLFTWIVHSSVAVLILILGFAAQGLLPVEAGLPLILGANLGSGLIAMWLTRGFSAEARRVAAGNLLFRASGALIALPAIGPLSAELRHLGATPAEQLVHFHLAFNVCLAIFCLPLSQLAAGAVTSLIKSDLKSSEDGDTLARRISALDRTLLDSPDTALAAATREVLFMGEVVERMLCPVMELLEHPSPAKIEEIRRLDGYVNRAHRDIKLYLAAIHRGVLDERQSRRGVELIDIAINLEHAGDIVSKTLVEIARDKLENGNKFSDEGWTELKVLHASVRDNMRLAFNLLVSDDPAMARKLVREKERVRALVRESHERHLARLRAGRPESVESSNMHLEVARALKEVNSLLATLAYPILKQRGDLLESRLALVKG; from the coding sequence ATGGCTCTCGTTACTCTCTCGCTGCATCTGGCCGGCGCGACCGTGCTGCTGCTCTACGCGGTGCATCTCGTCCGCAGCGGCGTCGAGAACGCCTATGGCACGTCGTTGAAGCGTGTGCTGGCGAGGGGAGGGAAGCGCCGCATTTATGCCGCCGCGAGCGGCACGGTCCTTGCGGTCCTGCTGCAGAGCTCGACCGCCGTGGCGATGCTCGCCTCCGGTCTTTCGGCAAGCGGCTATCTTACGCTGAACACCAGCCTTGCCGTTCTGCTGGGAGCGGATTTCGGCTCGGCGCTGGTGGTTCGCGTTCTTTCGTTCGACCTGGGCTGGCTGTCGCCGCTCCTGCTTGCGGCCGGCGGACTGCTTTACCTGAAGGGCAGAAGCGACAAGCCCCGCGAGCTCGGCCGCATGCTGCTCGGCATCGGCTTCGTCCTCATATCGCTGAAGCTGATCGGCGAGGCGACCTTGCCGTTGAAACAGAGCGACGTGTTGCCCGCCATCGTCGGCTATCTCGCGGAGGACCATGTGACGGCCTTCGCGGCGGCGATGCTCTTCACCTGGATCGTGCATTCGAGCGTCGCGGTCCTGATCCTCATCCTGGGTTTCGCCGCGCAGGGGCTTCTGCCCGTCGAGGCAGGCCTGCCGCTGATTCTCGGCGCCAATCTCGGCAGCGGGTTGATCGCCATGTGGCTGACGCGCGGGTTTTCAGCCGAGGCGCGGCGCGTCGCGGCCGGCAATCTCCTTTTCCGGGCCTCCGGCGCCTTGATCGCCTTGCCGGCGATCGGCCCCTTGTCGGCAGAACTTCGACATCTTGGCGCAACCCCGGCGGAGCAGCTCGTCCATTTTCATCTGGCCTTCAACGTCTGCCTCGCGATTTTTTGCCTGCCGCTTTCGCAGCTTGCCGCCGGCGCCGTTACTTCTCTCATCAAATCGGATCTCAAGAGCTCCGAAGACGGCGACACGCTTGCCCGGAGAATCAGCGCGCTGGACCGGACTCTGCTCGACAGCCCCGACACGGCCCTCGCCGCCGCGACGCGCGAGGTGCTGTTCATGGGCGAGGTGGTCGAGCGGATGCTCTGTCCGGTGATGGAGCTCCTGGAGCATCCGAGCCCGGCGAAGATCGAGGAAATCCGCCGGCTCGACGGATATGTCAATCGCGCCCACCGCGACATCAAGCTCTATCTCGCAGCAATCCATCGCGGCGTGCTCGATGAGCGTCAGTCGCGGCGGGGTGTCGAACTCATCGACATCGCCATCAATCTCGAACATGCCGGCGACATCGTGTCCAAGACCCTGGTCGAAATCGCCCGCGACAAGCTGGAGAACGGCAACAAGTTCTCCGACGAGGGCTGGACCGAGCTCAAGGTGCTTCACGCCAGCGTGCGCGACAACATGCGTCTCGCTTTCAACCTGCTGGTGTCGGATGACCCGGCGATGGCGCGAAAGCTCGTCCGGGAGAAGGAGCGGGTACGCGCGCTCGTACGGGAAAGTCACGAACGGCATCTGGCGAGATTGCGGGCAGGGCGCCCGGAAAGCGTCGAGTCCAGCAACATGCACCTCGAAGTCGCACGGGCGCTCAAGGAGGTGAACTCCCTTCTCGCCACGCTCGCCTATCCAATCCTGAAACAGCGGGGGGATCTGCTCGAGAGCCGTCTTGCGCTTGTCAAAGGTTGA
- a CDS encoding nuclear transport factor 2 family protein translates to MTTDSETTREIVKRFHNAFEKHRPEDLDDLIGEGCVLENTAPAPDGARYIGREACLDFWKGIASSANLVFEAEEIWASEDRGIIRWRLRWGDSPADRVRGVNIMRVRDGKIVEGRGYVKG, encoded by the coding sequence ATGACCACCGATAGCGAAACTACCCGCGAAATCGTGAAACGCTTCCATAACGCGTTTGAGAAGCACCGCCCGGAAGACCTCGATGATCTGATTGGTGAGGGCTGCGTCCTTGAGAACACGGCGCCCGCACCGGATGGCGCACGCTACATAGGGCGTGAAGCTTGCCTCGACTTCTGGAAGGGGATTGCATCCTCTGCGAACCTCGTCTTCGAAGCCGAGGAGATTTGGGCCAGCGAGGATCGGGGGATCATCCGATGGCGGCTTCGTTGGGGCGATAGCCCGGCGGACCGGGTTCGAGGGGTAAACATCATGCGCGTTCGGGACGGAAAGATCGTTGAAGGTCGAGGATACGTAAAGGGATAA
- a CDS encoding FAD-dependent oxidoreductase encodes MAQEFPTQARVVIIGGGIIGCSVAYHLTKLGWTDVVLLEQGQLSGGTTWHAAGLVGQLRSHANMTGLIRYSTQLYSELEAETGLATGWKNCGSLAVARTTDRMTVLKRTAASARAQGVAVEVISPREAADLWPVMAMDDLVGAVWLPGDGKANPTDLTQSLAKGARNRGARIIERVRVTGITVKDGTVRGVETDGGNIAAEIVVNCAGQWARKVGLMCGVTVPLHSAEHMYIVTGKIEGVHPDLPALRDPDGYIYFKEEVGGLVMGGFEPEAKPWGMNGIPDDFEFALLADDWDQFEILMQNALVRVPQLETAEVRKFYNGPESFTPDNNFILGEAPELRNFYVGAGFNSMGIASAGGAGRALAEWIVNGAATMDLWPVDIRRFASFNNNPRWLHDRVKETLGLHYAMPWPNRELHTARPFRRSPLYDRLASKGACFGSKMGWERANWFAEAGQTPETDYAFGRQNWHEAVKREMNAARQAAGIFDQTSFAKFLVQGPDAAKALNRICAADVDVEVGRSVYTGMLNERGGYESDLTVMRLAVDRFLIVTGSAQAVHDADWIRRNTSSDARVTLTDVTSAYAVLALMGPNARDILGRITSADLSNAGFPFATIREIDIGYATAYANRMTYVGELGWELIVPSEFAVGVYEALHQAGRDLGLVDCGYYALEALRIEKGFRAWSRELTPDINPHEAGLAFAVSFDKPGGFIGREALIRAKQVGAPVRRIVQFTLDDPEPMLWGGELILRDGKPVGEVRSAAYGHTLGRSVALGLIEHGEGVDREFIANGSFQIDLAGERHPATAHLKCPYDPKSERVRADAGEPRAAA; translated from the coding sequence ATGGCGCAGGAATTTCCAACACAGGCGCGGGTCGTCATCATCGGCGGCGGCATCATAGGCTGCTCGGTCGCCTATCATCTCACAAAGCTTGGCTGGACCGACGTGGTCCTGCTGGAGCAGGGGCAGCTCAGCGGAGGAACCACCTGGCACGCGGCCGGCCTTGTCGGGCAGTTGCGCAGCCATGCCAACATGACCGGCCTCATCCGATATTCGACGCAGCTCTACAGCGAGCTGGAGGCGGAGACGGGCCTTGCGACGGGCTGGAAGAATTGCGGCTCGCTCGCCGTGGCGCGCACGACCGATCGCATGACCGTGCTGAAGCGGACCGCAGCATCGGCGCGGGCGCAAGGGGTTGCCGTCGAGGTGATCTCACCGCGGGAAGCCGCCGATCTCTGGCCGGTGATGGCGATGGACGATCTCGTAGGAGCCGTCTGGCTTCCCGGAGACGGCAAGGCCAATCCGACGGACCTCACCCAGTCGCTGGCGAAGGGGGCGCGCAACCGCGGCGCCCGCATTATCGAGCGCGTGCGCGTGACGGGCATCACGGTTAAGGACGGGACGGTCCGTGGCGTCGAGACCGATGGGGGGAATATCGCCGCTGAAATCGTCGTCAATTGCGCCGGCCAGTGGGCGCGCAAGGTCGGGCTGATGTGCGGCGTGACGGTCCCTCTGCACTCGGCCGAGCACATGTATATCGTCACCGGAAAGATCGAGGGGGTGCATCCCGACCTGCCGGCGCTGCGCGACCCGGACGGCTACATCTATTTTAAGGAGGAAGTCGGCGGTCTCGTCATGGGCGGCTTCGAACCGGAAGCCAAGCCCTGGGGCATGAACGGCATTCCGGACGATTTTGAATTCGCCTTGCTTGCAGATGACTGGGACCAGTTCGAGATCCTGATGCAGAACGCGCTGGTGCGCGTGCCGCAGCTCGAAACGGCCGAGGTCAGGAAATTCTACAATGGGCCGGAGAGCTTCACGCCGGACAATAATTTCATTCTCGGCGAGGCACCGGAACTGCGGAATTTCTATGTAGGCGCCGGGTTCAATTCCATGGGCATCGCCAGCGCCGGCGGCGCCGGGCGGGCTCTTGCCGAGTGGATCGTCAACGGTGCGGCGACAATGGATCTCTGGCCGGTCGACATTCGCCGCTTCGCGAGCTTCAACAACAATCCGCGCTGGCTGCACGACCGGGTGAAGGAAACGCTCGGACTGCACTATGCCATGCCATGGCCGAACCGCGAGCTGCACACAGCGCGACCCTTCCGGCGCTCGCCGCTCTACGACCGGCTTGCCTCCAAGGGCGCATGCTTCGGCTCGAAGATGGGTTGGGAGCGCGCGAACTGGTTTGCCGAAGCAGGCCAAACACCGGAAACGGACTATGCCTTCGGTCGGCAGAACTGGCATGAGGCAGTAAAGCGAGAGATGAACGCGGCGCGACAAGCTGCTGGGATATTTGATCAAACTTCATTTGCCAAATTTCTCGTGCAGGGGCCCGACGCAGCGAAGGCGCTCAACCGCATCTGCGCCGCGGACGTCGATGTCGAGGTCGGCCGGTCGGTCTATACGGGCATGCTCAACGAACGGGGCGGCTACGAAAGCGACCTGACGGTGATGCGGCTCGCCGTCGACCGGTTCCTGATCGTCACCGGATCCGCGCAGGCGGTGCACGACGCCGACTGGATCCGCAGGAACACCTCATCGGACGCCCGCGTCACCCTCACCGACGTGACCTCGGCTTACGCGGTGCTGGCCCTGATGGGGCCGAATGCACGCGACATACTCGGGCGGATCACGTCCGCCGACCTCTCGAATGCAGGCTTTCCCTTTGCGACCATCCGCGAGATCGATATCGGCTATGCGACGGCCTACGCCAACCGAATGACTTATGTCGGCGAACTCGGCTGGGAACTGATCGTGCCCAGTGAATTTGCCGTGGGCGTTTACGAGGCATTGCACCAGGCGGGGCGCGATCTCGGGCTCGTCGATTGCGGCTATTACGCTCTCGAGGCGCTCCGTATCGAGAAAGGCTTTCGCGCCTGGAGCCGCGAACTGACGCCTGACATCAATCCTCACGAAGCGGGGCTCGCCTTCGCCGTGTCGTTCGACAAGCCGGGCGGATTCATCGGCCGCGAGGCTTTGATCCGGGCAAAGCAGGTCGGCGCCCCCGTCAGACGGATCGTGCAATTCACCTTGGATGATCCCGAGCCGATGCTTTGGGGCGGGGAGCTCATCCTGCGTGACGGCAAACCTGTCGGCGAAGTCCGCTCAGCCGCCTATGGCCACACGCTCGGGCGTTCCGTTGCGCTCGGCCTCATAGAACATGGAGAAGGGGTCGACCGCGAGTTCATCGCAAACGGGAGTTTCCAGATCGACCTTGCCGGTGAGCGCCACCCGGCGACCGCTCACCTGAAGTGCCCCTACGATCCGAAGTCAGAACGCGTGCGGGCGGATGCCGGGGAGCCGCGAGCCGCCGCCTGA
- a CDS encoding DeoR/GlpR family DNA-binding transcription regulator yields MSKLPNTRALAPRRHEEILRRVVSEGSVSIAELAAYFDVSRETIRRDMKLLADRGQLDVVHGGATLFEATEPALVLRSGENAAAKAAIGRRAAELVKDGMVVFLDSGTTTLAVAHALSGPRDLTICTTGLAIALHMCRQPQVRVHMLGGEIDPAEEAAVGLDALEAIGRFRVDIAFLGGGGLSPDGEVTDFTRNGAEQRSRMIAMAGKAYFVLDSSKFGRLTPLRIPGFHQATGVIVDRPPPPTISEALERKGPRVIVATA; encoded by the coding sequence ATGTCCAAGTTGCCGAACACCCGAGCGCTCGCGCCGCGCCGCCACGAAGAAATATTGAGGCGCGTCGTTTCCGAAGGTTCGGTGAGCATTGCCGAGCTTGCCGCCTATTTCGACGTCTCGCGCGAAACGATCCGCCGGGACATGAAGTTGCTCGCCGATCGCGGCCAACTCGATGTCGTGCATGGGGGCGCCACGCTGTTCGAAGCGACCGAGCCGGCGCTGGTCCTGCGAAGCGGGGAAAACGCCGCCGCGAAGGCAGCGATTGGCCGGAGGGCGGCCGAACTGGTGAAGGACGGCATGGTCGTCTTTCTCGACTCCGGCACGACGACGCTGGCCGTCGCGCACGCATTGAGCGGTCCGCGTGATCTGACCATCTGCACCACCGGCCTCGCCATCGCGCTGCACATGTGCCGCCAGCCGCAAGTCCGGGTGCATATGCTGGGTGGCGAGATCGATCCTGCCGAGGAGGCGGCAGTGGGCCTCGACGCGCTGGAGGCAATAGGACGCTTCCGAGTGGACATCGCCTTTCTCGGCGGGGGAGGGCTTTCTCCTGACGGCGAGGTTACCGACTTCACCCGCAACGGCGCCGAGCAGCGCTCGCGGATGATCGCCATGGCGGGCAAGGCCTACTTCGTCCTCGACAGTTCGAAATTCGGGCGGCTGACACCCCTTCGAATACCCGGGTTTCATCAGGCGACCGGTGTGATCGTGGATAGGCCGCCGCCCCCTACGATCTCCGAAGCACTCGAGCGAAAAGGCCCGCGCGTCATCGTCGCCACCGCATGA
- a CDS encoding putative quinol monooxygenase, with protein sequence MIIIAGYTRTDAEKRDGSVEAFKSMVERARAYDGCVDFSISADAVDPERVNLFECWRDQATLDAWRKVARGGPRGKPREVAVSLYRTNKSEKPF encoded by the coding sequence ATGATTATCATAGCCGGCTATACCCGGACCGACGCTGAGAAGCGGGACGGCTCCGTGGAAGCCTTCAAGAGTATGGTCGAACGCGCGAGAGCCTATGACGGCTGTGTCGACTTCTCGATAAGCGCGGACGCGGTCGATCCGGAGCGCGTCAATCTCTTCGAGTGCTGGCGCGATCAGGCCACGCTAGACGCCTGGCGCAAGGTCGCGAGGGGAGGTCCGCGCGGAAAACCCCGGGAGGTGGCCGTAAGCCTTTATCGCACCAACAAGTCCGAAAAGCCTTTCTAG